Below is a genomic region from Gadus chalcogrammus isolate NIFS_2021 chromosome 19, NIFS_Gcha_1.0, whole genome shotgun sequence.
gtgtgtgtgtgtgtgtgtgtgtgtgtgtgtgtgtgtgtgtgtgtgtattttatttttatatttattttgtatattaCAAGTTGTACCTAATAAGgcattattatatatagatgGGACATTGATTAACGCTAAGGTGATTACTTACATATGATCTATCTGtcctgctttttttttcttttttttctctttcttctttggTGGTTCTCGCTCACCCAGCATGTTTTTAGGGCACGCATAGCTCAGGTGTCCCGGATCCTAGTGTAGAAGACAAAAGAGTGTAAGAGCATGCATGGACCATCTCTTACTAATGGGGATATCGCCATTTTCACAGCCATACATTAGATCACTTTAACAGTAAAGATGGCACAGTCTTTGAATGTTCGACCAGTTTTGAATATTGATACATTATTTATCTTATCATGTTCCAACATGTTTTATAATTTGAATCTATTAAAAATATCACCTTTTTTTGTAACTGATACCGCTATCCCTAGCCCTTAGACCCCAGAGAAATCCAACCACCCATATATATAAACCTTCTTCTGAACATAGAAGATGGACAGACTTACCCCACACTCGTAGCATTTTGTCTTGTCTTGGTAGTTCCGTCTGCGGATGAACTCAGTTGTCCGCCCGTTGTCAACAGCAATGCTTGCCTTCACTGTTCTGCCAAACAGCTGAAGGAAAAAGAGTTAGCTGTGAACAGTAGGGGCCGGAGAGAGCTGTGCTGTTATGTCTAAGCCCATCCTCCTCATAAATGACATGGACCTACAAATTAACAGTAAGTCCCTGTTTGCAGCCAaggccaaaataaaaaaaaaggaaggaagaaagaaagtgtAACCAAGGCCTTGGATAAAATAATCTCTAATCCGCACCCCCTGGGTTCTTACACAattacataaaaaatatatctagGTTTTGTTATTAGGGACATCAATGAAATAGTTCAAAGCAACAATCTTTGTATTCACTTTGACTAGATCCATTTAGTCACTTAGTAGATATGATGATTTGAGTTACTAGTGTGGTTAAAAAGAAAGTAAACAATCAATCTTGGGAGTGAATAGAGGCCTACACATTCAGTCGTCTTTGGCTTTAAGGTAAGTTGAAGCCTGCACATTCTGTGGAGTCTCACCTCTTTGTTGTTTAATGCTCGTGAACAGTTTTGGGCTGATTCTTTGTCCAAAAAGAGAACAAACGCCACTCCTTTAGATTGGCGTGTCTCTTTATCCTTTACAATTGTAACCCTTGAAAAACACATTGCCACGTTGTTAATATTATGAATTATATTTTCGTAATGAGAATTTACTCATGTGGATATACTAACAAGAAACTTCAGCACAACAACGTATGGTTGAGGATCACACGCAAGATACAGGTTCTTGAAAATAGGGTTTTTGATGTGATGCACTTACTTCACAACTTTGCCATACTTGGTGAAAAGCTGAAACAGAAACAGATGACAAATACCTCAGTCGAAATTGGTTGCAAACACGGTACACTTGGAGTTAGTCTATGCAAATATATAACACAATCACCAAGTATTGATCATATTGTGGTTTAAACTGCTACAATACCTTATGAAGGTCGTTGTTGGTTAGAGAAAAAGGCAGATTCGACACATACACAGTGCTCTTACTTGGTGCCAAACCCCCGCTCATGTTGGTCTCATCTGGTAGGGTACTGGACATATAAATTGGGTTTAATAAGTATGAATTGTCAAAGAAATGCAGACGCATGCATAATAACATAAATAGAAATACTCGTCTACCATTCTTATTACTTTAACAGACAACTCACCCACAACGTGAACCCCAATCAAAACGATTATAGTATGGTGAAATGAAAGGATAAAAAACCTGCTAAAGTCTAATATGAATATGTATTATGGTGCGAATCCAACGAAAACGAAAACATTATGTCGCAGGGCAGTGACGTAAGGCGCGCCTCGTCCAATCAGAGCCACTGTCACTGCTGATACCGACGAAGTCGAGGTGAGACTCTTTTCCTAGCATACATGCTACAGCTACATGGTTATTGTTTCGCTTTCGTACCAATTATTGGCGTCTGGTCAACAGGCTCACGTTGCCTTAAACAGTTGGCGTGGTTTTATTCAGGGATTGGTGAGGCTAGGTCGTTCTGAGCCGAGGTAATGTGGTTATTTCTGAAGAAGCTGTATGGTTGGGGCATTAGCAATAGTGTCATTCTGCCATAAGAGACCATAGGGTAGGAATCTGCCTCAACACAAAGTTAACTGTTGTACTTTAAAAGTTACACCTCTGCTCAACTATTTGTAGTGATCAAGTTGTATGGAAACTAATGGATAcacgtatgcatgtgtgaacaCTGCTGGAAGATTACAAAAGTGGGTCGTCTTGTAACGTTGTACGCAGTCGTTCACTTTCGCTTACCTCTGATGCATCTCCAATCATCTCAGTTCTGGGACATTGCAAGGGATGCACTTCAAATGCATACGCGCAAATGCAGTTTCGTTAAAAATGATACACAACTATCTGTTAGACATCAAtgatttcaaatatttaaaagaGGCTCGTCCCCTTGAAGCCCTCTTCTAGGAGTCAAAGTTCAATCTTTGCATTGATCAATAATAGTCTTGCCTGCATGCACTAAACTTGTCTCCATCTTCCAATAGATCGGGTTGAAGAGCTTTTTTTGTTTAAACTCTCTGCAAGCTATTTAGCTAACAAGTAAGTCTCTTTTCATCcttgttttgtatttctttattcaACAGTGGCTTAAAAAAGCACCATAAAGTAGAGGATGGTATTAAAGACATTTAAAACAACTATAAACTAAGACTAAAATATACTATACTCAATAAGagttaaaatataaatgtgatcTTTAACGGTAAAGGTAGGTATTGAGTTAATCTTCTTTATGAAACTGCCTGTTAATCCTTGGTCTCCCCCTTCCAGTGACGTATAGAAGAGAAAGGAGCACGCGCGATGTTTACGAGGAGCGCTTCATACCAGACAGAGCTGTGAGTCCCTTGTTTATGTCGTGACTATCCTTAGCCTAGGCATGGTTTGATTTGGTTTTACATTGGACCAATCATAACAGTTGATTGGACTCTTTAAAAGTATTTGTAAATGTGGATCTCTGATATTGATCCTTCCGGGCTCTTAGTTGTCTCCATCTTTCAAATTC
It encodes:
- the zcrb1 gene encoding zinc finger CCHC-type and RNA-binding motif-containing protein 1, whose protein sequence is MSGGLAPSKSTVYVSNLPFSLTNNDLHKLFTKYGKVVKVTIVKDKETRQSKGVAFVLFLDKESAQNCSRALNNKELFGRTVKASIAVDNGRTTEFIRRRNYQDKTKCYECGDPGHLSYACPKNMLGEREPPKKKEKKKKKKAGQIDHIEEEEEESEEEGGEDPALDSLSQAIAFQQASLDSERQRKRNREQAAALNDDRPQASTSDDSKKPRIKKSAYFSDEEELSD